A single region of the Sphaeramia orbicularis unplaced genomic scaffold, fSphaOr1.1, whole genome shotgun sequence genome encodes:
- the LOC115416657 gene encoding uncharacterized protein LOC115416657 encodes SSRLFCSVCCMYSELPASFTEDRSSCRKCSLVSGLEARVSELEARLCTLEAKAKPSYTQVAAGAADHACSSRNVRVVSPPASPVQPGETRDGFVTVQGKRSARRKNLVHQQLPVCNRFDPLSDTPAEPDTPVIGSSIVRDVKLPAVSIRCYPGARVGDIEGNLRLLQQSRTRFRRIVIHAGGNDVRWRPSEVLKLNVASVCKLARSMADTVVFSGPLPNFVNDEMYSRFSSFNRWLSRWCPENNIVFIDNWRAFWGKPGLIRRDGIHPTWEGACLLAHNLAACLSLPK; translated from the coding sequence tcttCCCGTCTGTTCTGCTCAGTGTGCTGTATGTATAGTGAGCTCCCTGCCTCCTTTACTGAGGACAGAAGCAGCTGTAGGAAGTGTAGTTTAGTGTCAGGGTTGGAGGCCAGGGTTTCTGAGTTAGAAGCACGGCTCTGCACTTTGGAGGCTAAGGCTAAACCTAGCTATACCCAGGTAGCAGCAGGGGCCGCAGATCATGCTTGTAGTAGTAGGAATGTTCGCGTGGTTAGCCCCCCAGCGAGTCCCGTGCAGCCGGGAGAGACCAGGGACGGATTTGTGACAGTACAGGGGAAGCGCAGTGCTAGACGCAAAAACTTAGTGCACCAACAGCTTCCCGTCTGTAATAGGTTTGATCCCCTCAGCGACACACCGGCTGAACCGGATACACCCGTAATTGGCAGCTCCATAGTCAGAGACGTGAAGCTCCCAGCGGTGTCTATCAGGTGTTACCCAGGAGCCAGAGTCGGTGACATTGAAGGAAACCTTAGGCTTTTACAGCAGAGTAGGACCAGGTTCCGCCGGATCGTTATTCACGCAGGTGGTAACGACGTCCGGTGGAGACCATCTGAGGTTCTTAAATTGAACGTAGCCTCGGTATGTAAACTTGCTAGGTCGATGGCTGACACCGTAGTATTCTCTGGACCCCTGCCCAATTTTGTCAATGATGAGATGTACTCTAGGTTCTCATCATTTAACCGCTGGTTGTCTAGATGGTGCCCAGAAAACAACATTGTTTTTATTGACAATTGGCGTGCGTTCTGGGGAAAGCCCGGGCTCATTCGCAGAGACGGCATACATCCCACTTGGGAGGGTGCCTGTCTTTTAGCTCACAATCTGGCCGCTTGCCTTAGTCTTCCAAAGTGA